In the Burkholderiales bacterium genome, AGGGCATGCAACGGCTGCAGTGGAAAAAGCGGCCGGTCGCGGTGCACGATCTCCAGGCGGCAGCAGCGGTCGGACAGATGGGTCTGGTGCAAGCCTACGAATCCTGCTTCCGGCAGCATGGGCTGCACGCCGCGCAGATCTTGCTGACCCACGACGACCTGGCGAATCGCAAGCGCTACCTGAATGCGCGGTCAACATTGCGCACCTTGCTCAAACTGAACGTGATTCCTGTGATCAACGAGAACGACACGGTGGTCACCAATGAAATCCGCTTTGGCGACAACGATACTCTGGCGGCGCTGGTGACGAATCTGATCGAAGCCGATCTCCTCGTGATCCTGACCGACCAGAGCGGACTCTACGACAGCGATCCGCGTAAAAACCCGCAGGCAAAACTGGTGATCCAGGCCCAGGCCGGCGGCCGCGAACTCGAACAAATGGCTGGCGGGGTCGGCAGCGCGATCGGCAGCGGCGGCATGCTTACAAAAATACTGGCAGCCAAGCGCGCCGCCCGCAGCGGCGCTCACACCGTCATCGCCTCGGGCCGCGAACCAGGCGTGTTACTGCGCATCATGCGTGGCGAGAGCGCCGGGACCTTGCTGACGGCGCCGACCCTGACCCTGGCCGCGCGTAAGCAGTGGCTGGCCGATCATCTGCAAGTGCGGGGCAAGCTGGTGCTCGACGACGGCGCGGTGCGCGCATTGCGCGCCGACGGAAAAAGCCTGCTGCCGATCGGCGTGATCGCCTGCGATGGAGAATTCGATCGCGGCGCTGCCGTCAGCTGCATGGCGGCCGACGGCAGCGAGATCGCGCGCGGACTCGTCAACTACAGTTCAGCCGAGACGAAGCAGATATTGCGCTGCCCGAGCCAGGAAATCGAAGCGCGTTTAGGTTATATCGACGATTCGGAGTTGATTCATCGGGACAATCTGGTTTTGCTTTAGCAGGTCTTAAAAAAATCAGTTGTCATTCCCGCGCAGGCGGGAATCCAGGGTTTCCCTTAACTATCTGTTTCTAATAGCTTCTGGATTCTCGCTTGCGCGGGAACGACACCGGAGGCTCACGCCGGCAAGCGAATCGATTAGCGGGCATCCAAACCGCGCCCGACGCTACTCCCGTATCCCTCGTCCCTGGTGAACGTTCGTATAAATACTCGCGCGTCAGAGGGAAATTGAAGCGGCCATCCGGCAGCGGTTTGCCGCCCAGGACCTGATAGATCGACATCCAGCCGCGCTCGAACGCGTGCGCCGAACCCGCCATGTAAATGCGCCAGATACGGAATTTCTTTTCCCCGACCAGCGCGATCGCCTCGCGTTTGCCGGCTTCCAGCCGATCGACCCAATGCCACAAGGTTTTCGCGTAATGCTGCTGCAGGCATTCGACGTCCCAGCATTCCAGCCGCTGC is a window encoding:
- a CDS encoding glutamate 5-kinase; the protein is MSDVSIATTESGANRALGGVRRLVVKVGSSLVTDEGRGLDLAAIARWAEQIAALKHLGREVILVSSGAIAEGMQRLQWKKRPVAVHDLQAAAAVGQMGLVQAYESCFRQHGLHAAQILLTHDDLANRKRYLNARSTLRTLLKLNVIPVINENDTVVTNEIRFGDNDTLAALVTNLIEADLLVILTDQSGLYDSDPRKNPQAKLVIQAQAGGRELEQMAGGVGSAIGSGGMLTKILAAKRAARSGAHTVIASGREPGVLLRIMRGESAGTLLTAPTLTLAARKQWLADHLQVRGKLVLDDGAVRALRADGKSLLPIGVIACDGEFDRGAAVSCMAADGSEIARGLVNYSSAETKQILRCPSQEIEARLGYIDDSELIHRDNLVLL